The Azospirillum brasilense genome window below encodes:
- the gcl gene encoding glyoxylate carboligase produces the protein MARMMAIEAAVHVLEKEGVSVCFGVPGAAINPFYAALQRNGRIGHVLARHVEGASHMAEGYTRAKAGNIGVCIGTSGPAGTDMITGLYSASADSIPILCITGQAPRARLHKEDFQAVDIPSIAKPVAKWAVTILEPGQVPYAFQQAFHLMRSGRPGPVLLDLPIDVQMAEIEFDPDAYEPLPTYKPAATRAQVEKALAMLNAAERPLLVAGGGIINADASDRLVEFAEVVGLPVIPTLMAWGAIPDDHPLMAGMVGLQTAHRYGNAAMLASDFVLGIGNRWANRHTGSVDVYTKGRKFVHVDIEPTQIGRVFAPDLGIVSDAGAALDLFIEVAKEWKAAGKLRDWSEWVKTCQVRKRSMLRKSDFANVPIKPQRVYQEMNSAFGEDVCYVSTIGLSQIAGAQFLHVYKPRHWINCGQAGPLGWTLPAALGVRVADPKRKIVALSGDYDFQFLIEELAVGAQFKLPYIHVLVNNSYLGLIRQAQRAFQMDFQVQLSFENINAPEIGVYGVDHVAVAEGLGCKAIRVTDPDNLQSAFAQAQQWMDEFQVPVVVEVILERVTNIAMGTEINNITEFEDVLDVPADEPELVRV, from the coding sequence ATGGCTAGGATGATGGCGATTGAAGCGGCGGTGCATGTCCTGGAAAAGGAAGGCGTGTCCGTTTGCTTTGGCGTCCCCGGAGCGGCCATCAATCCGTTCTACGCGGCGCTGCAACGCAACGGCCGCATCGGCCACGTTCTTGCGCGCCATGTCGAAGGCGCGTCGCATATGGCCGAAGGCTACACGCGCGCCAAGGCCGGCAACATTGGCGTGTGCATCGGCACCTCCGGCCCCGCCGGTACCGACATGATCACGGGCCTCTATTCGGCCTCCGCCGACTCCATTCCGATCCTGTGCATCACCGGCCAGGCGCCGCGCGCCCGCCTGCACAAGGAGGATTTTCAGGCTGTGGACATCCCGTCCATTGCCAAGCCGGTCGCCAAGTGGGCGGTCACCATCCTGGAGCCGGGGCAGGTCCCCTACGCCTTCCAGCAGGCCTTCCACCTGATGCGCTCCGGCCGGCCCGGCCCGGTGCTGCTCGACCTGCCGATCGACGTGCAGATGGCCGAGATCGAGTTCGATCCCGACGCCTACGAGCCGCTGCCCACCTACAAGCCGGCGGCGACCCGCGCCCAGGTGGAAAAGGCGCTGGCCATGCTGAACGCGGCGGAGCGTCCGCTGCTGGTGGCCGGTGGCGGCATCATCAACGCCGACGCCAGCGACCGTCTGGTCGAGTTCGCCGAGGTCGTCGGCCTTCCGGTCATCCCGACCCTGATGGCCTGGGGCGCCATTCCGGACGACCATCCGCTGATGGCCGGCATGGTCGGCCTGCAGACCGCCCATCGCTACGGCAACGCCGCCATGCTGGCGTCCGACTTCGTGCTGGGCATCGGCAACCGCTGGGCCAACCGCCACACCGGCTCGGTCGACGTCTACACCAAGGGCCGCAAGTTCGTGCATGTGGACATCGAACCGACCCAGATCGGCCGCGTCTTCGCGCCGGACCTGGGCATCGTGTCCGACGCCGGGGCCGCGCTCGACCTCTTCATCGAGGTGGCGAAGGAGTGGAAGGCCGCCGGCAAGCTGCGCGACTGGTCGGAGTGGGTGAAGACCTGTCAGGTCCGCAAGCGCTCCATGCTGCGCAAGTCCGATTTCGCCAACGTGCCGATCAAGCCGCAGCGCGTCTATCAGGAGATGAACAGCGCCTTCGGCGAGGACGTCTGCTACGTCTCGACCATCGGCCTGTCGCAGATCGCCGGCGCGCAGTTCCTGCACGTCTACAAGCCGCGCCATTGGATCAATTGCGGTCAGGCCGGTCCGCTCGGCTGGACCCTGCCGGCGGCGCTCGGCGTGCGGGTGGCCGATCCAAAGCGCAAGATCGTCGCCCTGTCCGGCGACTACGACTTCCAGTTCCTGATCGAGGAGCTGGCGGTGGGCGCTCAGTTCAAGCTGCCCTACATCCACGTTCTGGTGAACAACAGCTACCTCGGTCTGATCCGGCAGGCGCAGCGCGCCTTCCAGATGGACTTCCAGGTCCAGCTCTCCTTCGAGAACATCAACGCCCCGGAGATCGGCGTCTACGGCGTCGACCACGTCGCGGTGGCCGAAGGTCTCGGCTGCAAGGCCATCCGCGTCACCGACCCGGACAACCTGCAATCCGCCTTCGCCCAGGCGCAGCAGTGGATGGACGAGTTCCAGGTTCCGGTGGTCGTCGAGGTCATCCTGGAGCGGGTCACCAACATCGCCATGGGCACGGAGATCAACAACATCACCGAGTTCGAGGACGTGCTGGACGTGCCCGCGGACGAGCCGGAGCTGGTGCGGGTCTGA
- a CDS encoding thiamine phosphate synthase, whose amino-acid sequence MMAIPSPRLLAITDRRQAAQPLPDLAARLFAGGLRWLSLREKDLDESRQIALAHALVERARPWGAVITLHGDPDLALAAGTDGVHLPEGADVAAARRRLGPGAVVGLSAHDAEGIRRAAAGGADYVTLSPIFPSPSKPGYGPPLGTEGLGRLAADAGLPIIALGGVESGNIRDCLAAGAAGVAVMGTVMRTPDRLPDLLKALKGGQP is encoded by the coding sequence ATGATGGCGATCCCGAGTCCCCGCCTCCTGGCGATCACGGACCGGCGGCAGGCGGCGCAGCCCCTGCCGGATCTGGCGGCACGCCTGTTCGCCGGCGGGCTGCGCTGGCTGTCGCTGCGCGAAAAGGATCTGGACGAGTCCCGGCAGATTGCCCTGGCCCACGCGCTGGTGGAGCGGGCACGGCCCTGGGGGGCGGTGATCACGCTGCATGGCGACCCGGATCTGGCGCTGGCCGCCGGGACGGACGGCGTGCATCTGCCGGAGGGGGCCGATGTCGCGGCGGCGCGGCGGCGGCTCGGCCCCGGCGCGGTGGTCGGGCTCTCTGCCCACGACGCGGAAGGGATTCGGCGGGCCGCGGCGGGCGGGGCCGACTACGTCACGTTGTCGCCCATCTTTCCGTCGCCGAGCAAGCCGGGCTACGGCCCGCCGCTTGGGACGGAGGGGCTGGGACGCCTGGCCGCGGACGCCGGTCTGCCCATCATCGCGCTCGGTGGCGTGGAGTCGGGCAATATCCGAGACTGTCTGGCCGCGGGAGCCGCCGGAGTGGCGGTCATGGGCACGGTGATGCGGACACCGGACCGCCTGCCCGATCTTCTCAAGGCATTGAAAGGCGGACAACCGTAA
- a CDS encoding GntR family transcriptional regulator, which yields MNPPPINVQPLDTGSTFRAQAYHALKQAISQMDIYDHNEEIRLEERQLSELLGVSRTPIREALTLLEQEGFIRLQPRRGIFVIRKTKAEIVEMIQVWAALESMAGRMVATQATDEDIRTLWDLFRNFEMRNPKEHVNEYSDANIAFHKSIIRLSGSKLIQEMTDNLFIHIRAIRKLTIGQDNRVERSINDHKEIIKALERRDVDQAEHLIRDHTLGLAAHVEKHCDFLE from the coding sequence ATGAACCCTCCGCCGATCAACGTCCAGCCGCTCGACACCGGATCGACCTTCCGCGCTCAGGCGTATCACGCGTTGAAGCAAGCCATCTCGCAAATGGACATCTACGACCATAACGAGGAGATCCGGCTTGAGGAGCGGCAGCTCAGCGAGCTGCTGGGTGTCAGCCGGACGCCGATCCGCGAGGCGCTGACCCTGCTGGAGCAGGAGGGGTTCATCCGCCTCCAGCCCCGCCGGGGCATCTTCGTCATCCGCAAGACGAAGGCCGAGATCGTCGAGATGATCCAGGTCTGGGCGGCGCTGGAAAGCATGGCCGGGCGGATGGTCGCGACGCAGGCCACCGACGAGGACATCCGCACCCTGTGGGACCTTTTCCGCAACTTCGAGATGCGGAACCCCAAGGAGCATGTCAACGAATACTCCGACGCCAACATCGCCTTCCACAAGAGCATCATCCGGCTCAGCGGGTCCAAGCTGATCCAGGAGATGACCGACAACCTGTTCATCCACATCCGCGCGATCCGCAAGCTGACCATCGGCCAGGACAACCGGGTGGAGCGGTCGATCAACGACCACAAGGAAATCATCAAGGCCCTGGAACGCCGCGACGTCGATCAGGCCGAACACCTGATCCGCGACCACACGTTGGGTCTGGCGGCGCACGTCGAGAAGCATTGCGACTTCCTGGAGTAA